The genome window CGTAACGGCGAAGCTGATCCACGCAGCGATGATAAAAAGTCAAGCGTGGGGAAGGTCCTTGAAGAGTGGTACCGCGGGCTGGCGTGCGAAGGATAGGCCATGAGCGACAAAGAAAACGTGTATAGCGCGATTCCATGTGATACAAGTGGACGCAGAAGTGCTCTAGGCGCGCGTGTGATCCTCGGCGTGTTGGGAAGCATATCAGTATTGCTCGCAGTTCTTCCATGGGTCACTGATGGTCGCCCATTTAGCATTCCGTATTGGAACATAGAGTTACCAAATCTGCCGATATTGCCGCTGGACTCACGACTTTATCGCTTCGCCGAGTTTCCGATGCATATTGCCGGAAAGTGGGTCGATTTTGTGTTCATCCCGCAGGAGGGCGTTGCGCGTGTGCGACCGTTTTTCGTATTCGTGTTCTGGGGGCTGTCGGGCATTGCGTTGCTGATGCTTTCGACGTCGATTGGGAGACCGTCGAGGGTTCCGAGAATCTAACTCTTGGCAGCAAGAATCTGGTAGTGCATTAATTCAACTGTAAATGCGTGTGCCGCCAATAGGCTACTTCTTCCCCTCACGCTCCTCCCAGCGCTTCATCAACTCCTTCCAGTTTGTGAATATGATCCCTTCGCTCGCCAGGAATTGCTTCACCACCGGGTCGGAGAACATCTCCGCCTCCCAGGCGCGCTGCTGGTTCGAGCCGGTGATGTGCTTCAGCCCCTCCGTCATCGTCGATGGATGAAAAATGATCTCCGTGATGCCCGGCCGCAGTCCGCGAACCTGTTCAAAAAACTTGTCGCGCTTCTCCTCATACGTCTTGCCTTCCGGAACCGAGTCGAAGTCGTCAAGCTTGGGCAACTTGTAATTGCTAAGAATCTGCTTCATCTGCTCCGTCGGCGGCACGCCGCGCTGGCGGAACTTCTCGATCACCGCGGGCGACGGTTCGATGACCATCGCCGGAATGTGGTACTCCTCGGCCAGCTTGCAGTACACCGCCGTGTAGTCCGGCCGCGCATAGAGCGTGCCCATGTGCGTGTCGATGTGGCTGGGGCGAATGCCGCGCGACAGCGCGCGCTCGATCTGGGCGCGAATCTCCTTTTCAATTTCCTGCGCGGGCGCCTTCATCGCCGTCTTGATCGTGTCGTCCCACAAGTAACCATCCGGATCGACCATGCCGGGCACCTCCGATTTCGGCGCCACCGGTCCCCAGCGATACCACGTCCACTCGCTGTTCATCGCCAGATGCAGCCCCATGTCGTGCTGCGGGTTCTCCTTGTACCAGTGGGCGATTTCGTTGAACCACGGGCACGGAACCATCATCGCGGCCGATTGAATCTCTCCCTTGCCCAAATAGTTCTTGGCTGCTTCATTCGCTTCGTAGCACATGCCAATGTCGTCGGCGTGCAAAATCAGCACGCGCTTGCCGGCCGGGAAACCCAACCGCTCGGCCTGCGTTGCGGGCTTGTCCCCCGCTAGCGCCCAACACGGAAGAGCGGCCATGACGGACCACAGCACGAGCGCGGCAAACAATTTGCGAATGAACATCGAAGCAATT of Pirellulales bacterium contains these proteins:
- a CDS encoding polysaccharide deacetylase family protein, encoding MFIRKLFAALVLWSVMAALPCWALAGDKPATQAERLGFPAGKRVLILHADDIGMCYEANEAAKNYLGKGEIQSAAMMVPCPWFNEIAHWYKENPQHDMGLHLAMNSEWTWYRWGPVAPKSEVPGMVDPDGYLWDDTIKTAMKAPAQEIEKEIRAQIERALSRGIRPSHIDTHMGTLYARPDYTAVYCKLAEEYHIPAMVIEPSPAVIEKFRQRGVPPTEQMKQILSNYKLPKLDDFDSVPEGKTYEEKRDKFFEQVRGLRPGITEIIFHPSTMTEGLKHITGSNQQRAWEAEMFSDPVVKQFLASEGIIFTNWKELMKRWEEREGKK